From one Microthrixaceae bacterium genomic stretch:
- the gatC gene encoding Asp-tRNA(Asn)/Glu-tRNA(Gln) amidotransferase subunit GatC — MSRISRDDVVHVARLARLELAESEVETFTGQLAAILDHAEDVAALDLAGVEPTSHPVPLINVLRSDEAGPTLTNADALASAPQAESGRFRVPTILGEEP; from the coding sequence ATGTCTCGCATATCCCGTGACGACGTCGTACACGTCGCCCGCCTGGCCCGGCTGGAGCTGGCCGAGTCCGAGGTGGAGACCTTCACCGGCCAACTCGCCGCCATCCTCGATCACGCCGAGGACGTGGCGGCCCTGGATCTGGCCGGGGTCGAACCGACATCTCACCCGGTTCCCCTCATCAACGTGCTCCGCTCCGATGAGGCCGGCCCCACCTTGACCAATGCTGATGCCCTGGCCAGCGCGCCTCAGGCCGAATCGGGCCGGTTCCGTGTCCCCACCATCTTGGGAGAAGAACCGTGA
- the gatA gene encoding Asp-tRNA(Asn)/Glu-tRNA(Gln) amidotransferase subunit GatA, protein MNGSHVDTAVAIAAVVRVGKRSAREVLEGHLAAIEAAEPEIHAFNLVTADAARSAADEIDRRVAAGEDPGPLAGVPVAIKDNLCTRGVATTCSSRILEGWIPPYDATVVELLNAAGAVSVGKTNLDEFAMGSSTENSAFGPTRNPRDTTRVPGGSSGGSAAAVAAGFAPLSLGSDTGGSIRQPAALCGVVGVKPTYGVVSRYGLVAFASSLDQIGPFATTVADAALLLDVISGHDPRDATSIPQAPPVVSDHLDDGVQGLRVGLVSELMGEGIAPDVAARVRQAADALAAAGAVVEEVSVPAVTFGLSAYYLIAPAEASSNLARFDGVRYGLRVDAATTNEMMVATRTAGFGDEVKRRIMLGTYALSAGYYDAFYGQAQKVRTLICNDFAAAYAKVDVLLSPTSPTTAFELGAIHDPLTMYLNDICTIPTNLAGHPAMSVPFGTGDDGLPVGVQILAPTLGEVAMFRAASVVEAAAVEAAAP, encoded by the coding sequence GTGAACGGCTCCCACGTCGACACCGCAGTGGCCATCGCCGCCGTTGTTCGAGTCGGTAAACGTTCGGCCCGGGAGGTCCTCGAAGGTCACTTGGCTGCCATCGAGGCGGCCGAACCCGAGATCCATGCCTTCAACCTGGTGACGGCGGACGCGGCCCGCTCGGCCGCCGATGAGATCGACCGTCGGGTGGCGGCCGGCGAGGACCCCGGTCCGTTGGCCGGCGTTCCGGTGGCCATCAAGGACAACCTGTGCACCCGGGGCGTGGCCACCACGTGCTCGTCTCGGATTCTGGAAGGCTGGATTCCCCCCTACGACGCCACCGTCGTGGAGTTGCTGAACGCGGCGGGTGCCGTGTCGGTGGGCAAGACCAACCTCGACGAGTTCGCCATGGGCAGCTCCACCGAGAACTCCGCCTTCGGTCCCACCCGCAACCCCCGTGACACGACTCGGGTACCCGGCGGTTCCTCGGGTGGGTCGGCGGCTGCGGTGGCGGCCGGGTTCGCCCCGCTGTCTCTGGGCTCCGACACCGGCGGATCGATCCGCCAGCCCGCGGCGCTGTGCGGCGTGGTGGGCGTGAAACCCACCTACGGCGTGGTCAGCCGCTACGGGTTGGTGGCCTTCGCGTCCTCGCTGGACCAGATCGGGCCGTTCGCCACCACCGTGGCCGACGCCGCCCTCCTGTTGGACGTGATCTCCGGTCACGATCCCCGCGACGCCACCTCCATCCCCCAGGCGCCACCAGTAGTTTCAGACCATCTCGACGATGGCGTCCAAGGCCTTCGGGTCGGGCTGGTCTCCGAGTTGATGGGTGAGGGCATCGCCCCCGACGTGGCTGCCCGGGTCCGTCAAGCCGCCGACGCCCTCGCCGCGGCCGGTGCCGTGGTCGAGGAGGTGTCGGTCCCCGCTGTCACCTTCGGCCTGTCTGCCTACTACCTGATAGCGCCGGCTGAGGCTTCGAGCAACCTGGCCCGCTTCGACGGTGTCCGCTACGGGCTGCGCGTCGATGCCGCCACCACCAACGAGATGATGGTGGCCACCCGTACCGCTGGGTTCGGAGACGAGGTGAAGCGTCGGATCATGCTCGGCACCTACGCCCTGTCGGCGGGCTACTACGACGCCTTCTACGGTCAGGCGCAGAAGGTGCGCACCCTGATCTGCAACGACTTCGCCGCCGCCTACGCCAAGGTGGACGTGTTGTTGTCGCCGACCTCACCCACCACGGCCTTCGAGTTGGGTGCCATCCACGACCCGCTCACCATGTACCTCAACGACATCTGCACCATCCCCACCAACCTGGCCGGTCACCCCGCCATGTCGGTTCCGTTCGGGACCGGAGACGACGGGCTGCCGGTCGGTGTCCAGATCCTGGCCCCCACCTTGGGGGAGGTAGCCATGTTCCGCGCCGCGTCGGTGGTTGAGGCGGCCGCAGTCGAAGCCGCCGCCCCATGA
- the gatB gene encoding Asp-tRNA(Asn)/Glu-tRNA(Gln) amidotransferase subunit GatB, with protein MTTPSIVSVAVADGAVEGRVPTDSLGNPITVPDSDDVLVVEAADGSRWELVCGLEVHAELATVTKMFSGAPNSFGDEPNTNVDPVTLGLPGTLPVVNQQAVELAIRFGCAVGGPSSVRRSVFARKNYFYPDMPKNFQISQYDQPIVVDGSLELPSGHVVGIERAHLEEDTGKSTHVGGETGRIHGAEHSLVDYNRAGVPLLEIVSRPHVRSAEQARQYVAELRSILVACGISDGKMEEGSMRVDANVSVRREGTDELRTRCEIKNLNSLRSLGRAIEYEATRQADIHSAGEKVVQETRHWDDASGRTQTMRSKEEADDYRYFPEPDLVPVDPDPAWVAEIAASLPMLPQARRHRLADVTGESVTAESVVVIVDRGQDSQALLAMAVAGGHWKHLDAPAGGPDGARAEVYTGDAEARSHGHGVGELGELASAAAAAPDAVKARVLVHIAQNLAGEGGSELAPERLAELVAMEVAGDLTATQAKQVLADLVTDPSRTAAEVATQRGFEAMGSEALEAVVDQVIAGNPAEWEQYRTGDDKARKKLAGFFTGQIMKATQGQADGREVARLLTDRSA; from the coding sequence ATGACCACTCCATCCATTGTTTCAGTAGCCGTTGCGGACGGTGCGGTTGAAGGCCGGGTGCCCACCGACTCGCTCGGAAACCCGATCACCGTCCCCGACAGCGACGACGTGTTGGTGGTCGAAGCCGCCGATGGGTCCCGCTGGGAGCTCGTGTGTGGCCTCGAAGTGCACGCCGAGCTGGCGACGGTCACCAAGATGTTCTCTGGGGCTCCCAACAGCTTCGGTGACGAGCCCAACACCAATGTCGATCCCGTCACCCTCGGGTTGCCGGGAACCCTCCCGGTCGTGAACCAACAGGCCGTGGAGCTGGCCATCCGCTTCGGTTGCGCGGTGGGCGGCCCGTCGTCGGTGCGTCGGTCGGTGTTCGCCAGGAAGAACTACTTCTATCCGGACATGCCGAAGAACTTCCAGATCTCCCAGTACGACCAGCCCATCGTGGTCGACGGGTCTCTGGAGCTTCCCTCCGGGCACGTGGTCGGGATCGAGCGGGCCCACCTGGAGGAGGACACCGGCAAGTCCACCCACGTCGGTGGCGAGACCGGGCGCATCCACGGAGCCGAGCATTCCCTGGTCGACTACAACCGGGCCGGGGTTCCGCTGCTCGAGATCGTGTCTCGGCCCCATGTCCGCTCGGCCGAGCAGGCCCGCCAGTACGTGGCCGAGCTTCGTTCCATCCTGGTGGCCTGTGGGATCAGCGACGGGAAGATGGAAGAGGGCTCCATGCGGGTCGACGCCAACGTGTCGGTGCGGCGTGAGGGTACCGACGAGCTGCGCACCCGTTGTGAGATCAAGAACCTGAACTCGCTGCGATCCCTGGGTCGTGCCATCGAGTACGAGGCCACCCGCCAGGCCGACATTCATTCGGCCGGCGAGAAGGTGGTGCAGGAGACCAGGCATTGGGACGACGCATCGGGCCGGACCCAGACCATGCGGTCAAAGGAGGAGGCCGACGACTACCGGTACTTCCCCGAGCCCGACCTGGTCCCCGTCGACCCCGACCCGGCGTGGGTGGCCGAGATCGCCGCGTCATTGCCGATGCTGCCCCAGGCTCGCCGCCACCGTCTGGCCGACGTCACCGGCGAGTCGGTCACCGCCGAGTCGGTTGTGGTGATCGTGGACCGCGGCCAGGACTCCCAGGCCCTGTTGGCCATGGCGGTGGCCGGCGGTCACTGGAAGCACCTCGATGCTCCTGCGGGTGGACCCGACGGTGCCCGGGCCGAGGTGTACACCGGTGACGCCGAGGCCCGCAGCCACGGGCACGGCGTGGGCGAGTTGGGTGAGCTTGCATCTGCTGCCGCCGCCGCTCCCGACGCTGTCAAGGCCCGGGTCTTGGTGCACATCGCCCAGAACCTGGCCGGTGAAGGTGGGTCCGAACTCGCCCCGGAACGGTTGGCGGAACTGGTGGCCATGGAGGTGGCGGGTGACCTGACCGCTACCCAGGCCAAGCAGGTTCTGGCCGACCTGGTGACAGACCCGTCGAGGACTGCGGCCGAGGTTGCGACCCAGCGTGGGTTCGAGGCGATGGGCTCCGAAGCCCTGGAGGCGGTGGTCGACCAGGTGATTGCTGGCAACCCCGCCGAGTGGGAGCAGTACCGCACCGGGGACGATAAGGCCCGCAAGAAGCTGGCGGGGTTCTTCACCGGCCAGATAATGAAGGCCACCCAGGGCCAGGCCGACGGCCGCGAGGTAGCCCGCCTCCTGACCGACCGCTCCGCCTGA
- a CDS encoding DUF559 domain-containing protein, giving the protein MNLHTSTNLTEDDLVTVAGIPCMSVARTLFSLASLVPIISVARVKGAVDDAVAARLAHDPWLWARLEAIRCRGRNGVRVFEQVLVERSGGAVTESWLERETLRVLANAGLPAPICQARIAPKGAFVARVDFLYPDHLVVIEVNGHAWHSTRDQVAADAARRRQLVLAGYLVLDFTYDDIVSSPQLVVTQVRAALVARARNAA; this is encoded by the coding sequence GTGAACCTTCACACAAGCACCAACCTCACCGAGGATGACCTGGTCACGGTGGCCGGTATTCCATGCATGTCGGTGGCTCGAACGCTCTTCTCCCTGGCGTCGCTGGTGCCCATCATCAGTGTCGCTCGCGTGAAGGGTGCGGTCGACGACGCCGTCGCGGCACGTCTGGCCCATGACCCTTGGTTGTGGGCGCGGTTGGAGGCCATCCGGTGCCGGGGACGAAACGGGGTTCGTGTCTTTGAACAGGTCCTTGTGGAACGGTCCGGTGGTGCGGTGACCGAGAGTTGGCTGGAGCGGGAGACCCTTCGAGTCCTGGCGAATGCTGGTCTGCCCGCCCCGATCTGCCAGGCCCGGATCGCACCCAAGGGTGCCTTTGTCGCCCGCGTCGACTTTCTGTATCCGGACCATCTGGTGGTCATCGAGGTGAATGGCCATGCGTGGCACAGCACCCGGGATCAGGTGGCGGCGGACGCTGCGCGAAGGCGTCAGTTGGTACTCGCCGGGTATCTGGTCCTCGACTTCACCTACGACGACATCGTGAGTAGTCCGCAGTTGGTGGTGACTCAGGTACGGGCTGCGCTGGTTGCCCGGGCCAGAAATGCTGCGTGA
- a CDS encoding AMP-binding protein — MKVALTVRDFLDRAETVYPDRVAVVDEPDQPASSLGSLTYRQLAARARAQAAGLDRMGIGRRERVAVVSHNAGRLLSGFWGVSGWGRIYVPINFRLAQDEIAYIVEHCGASVLLYDPEVADTVEGIEAAHRAELGSPEADAMFDWDNEPRPWEPDEDVTATINYTSGTTARPKGVQQTHRSLWVNATTFGWQAGVNDRDVYLHTLPMFHCNGWGMPYANAGMGATQVVLRKVDGSEILRRVDQHGVTLLCGAPAVVNMVLDAAAGLDEVPGRGRTRIVVAGAPPPTRTIERVETELGWEFIQIYGLTETAPLLTMNRARAEWDDLSPEARARNLSRAGAPALGVRMAVSGQGEVKARSNVVMEGYWDQPDATADAIVDGWFHTGDGGAIDDDGYVVISDRKKDVIITGGENVSSIEVEDALFSHPAVAEVAVIGVPDEKWGELVLGLVVLAPGQEVSEDELRDYCRSRLAGYKIPKRIEFRAVLARTATGKLQKFKLREDYWGDKERQVN; from the coding sequence ATGAAGGTTGCTCTCACCGTTCGTGACTTCTTGGACCGGGCCGAGACCGTCTACCCCGACCGGGTGGCGGTGGTCGACGAACCCGACCAGCCAGCGTCTTCGCTGGGATCGCTCACCTACCGACAGTTGGCGGCGCGGGCCCGAGCCCAAGCTGCGGGGCTGGACCGAATGGGTATCGGGCGGAGGGAACGGGTGGCGGTCGTGTCCCACAATGCCGGTCGCCTGCTGTCGGGGTTCTGGGGCGTGTCGGGCTGGGGGCGGATCTACGTGCCCATCAACTTCCGTCTGGCCCAAGATGAGATCGCCTACATCGTCGAGCACTGCGGGGCCTCGGTCCTGTTGTATGACCCCGAGGTGGCCGACACCGTCGAGGGAATCGAGGCGGCCCACCGGGCCGAGCTCGGTTCGCCCGAAGCCGATGCCATGTTCGACTGGGACAACGAGCCCCGCCCTTGGGAACCTGACGAGGACGTCACCGCCACCATCAACTACACCTCGGGGACCACCGCCCGCCCCAAGGGGGTGCAACAGACCCACCGCAGCCTGTGGGTCAACGCCACCACCTTCGGGTGGCAGGCCGGTGTGAACGATCGAGACGTCTACCTGCACACGCTCCCGATGTTCCACTGCAACGGGTGGGGGATGCCCTACGCCAACGCCGGGATGGGTGCCACCCAGGTGGTGTTGCGCAAGGTCGACGGGTCGGAGATCTTGCGCCGCGTCGACCAGCATGGTGTGACCCTGTTGTGCGGTGCGCCAGCGGTGGTGAACATGGTGCTCGATGCTGCCGCCGGGCTCGACGAGGTGCCCGGTCGGGGGCGGACCCGCATCGTGGTGGCGGGAGCCCCGCCGCCCACCCGAACCATCGAGCGGGTGGAGACCGAGCTGGGCTGGGAGTTCATCCAGATCTACGGGCTCACCGAGACCGCCCCGCTGTTGACCATGAACCGGGCCCGGGCCGAGTGGGATGATCTCTCGCCCGAGGCGAGGGCCAGGAACTTGAGCCGGGCCGGTGCTCCCGCGCTGGGGGTGCGCATGGCTGTGTCCGGACAGGGAGAGGTCAAGGCCCGTTCCAACGTGGTCATGGAGGGCTATTGGGATCAGCCCGACGCCACCGCGGATGCCATCGTCGACGGTTGGTTCCACACCGGCGACGGCGGCGCAATCGACGACGACGGATACGTGGTCATCTCGGACCGCAAGAAGGACGTGATCATCACCGGCGGCGAGAACGTGTCGTCGATCGAGGTGGAAGACGCCCTGTTCAGCCATCCGGCCGTGGCCGAGGTGGCGGTGATCGGGGTGCCAGACGAGAAGTGGGGTGAGCTGGTGCTCGGCCTGGTGGTCCTGGCCCCCGGCCAGGAGGTCTCCGAGGACGAGTTGCGGGACTACTGCCGGTCTCGGCTGGCCGGCTACAAGATCCCCAAGCGGATCGAGTTCCGCGCTGTCCTGGCCCGTACCGCCACCGGCAAGCTCCAGAAGTTCAAGCTGCGCGAGGACTACTGGGGTGACAAGGAACGCCAGGTCAACTGA
- a CDS encoding ABC transporter ATP-binding protein, with amino-acid sequence MIEVVGVSRWFGDVVAVSDVSFSIGAGVTALLGPNGAGKSTLLRMLCGLSPPNRGTVKVLGGDPRTDMAVRRRISIVPQQEAVFERMGALDLVRLAGVLNGIQDPDGTARRCLAVVEMDADDKRPVTTYSKGMKQRVKVAQALVNDPAVMVLDEPLTGLDPRQRRHLIELFALLGEQGRCVLVSSHVLEEVERFGSRVLVIAQGRLAATGDYRAIRDLMDDRPHRIRVRTDKPREVAASLLLHAGVQAASVMPARAGREPAVLVDTTDAPTFRRSVAAIAHSLDAQLWEVAPLDDDLESVFKYLVQP; translated from the coding sequence ATGATCGAGGTGGTCGGCGTCTCACGCTGGTTCGGCGACGTGGTCGCCGTATCTGACGTGTCGTTCTCGATCGGAGCCGGGGTCACCGCCCTTCTCGGACCCAACGGCGCCGGCAAGTCGACGCTGCTGCGGATGCTGTGCGGGCTCAGTCCCCCCAACCGCGGCACGGTGAAGGTTCTGGGTGGAGACCCCCGCACCGACATGGCGGTGCGCCGACGGATCAGCATCGTCCCCCAGCAGGAGGCGGTGTTCGAACGGATGGGGGCGCTCGATCTGGTCCGGCTGGCCGGGGTCCTCAACGGGATCCAAGACCCCGACGGGACCGCCCGCCGCTGCCTGGCCGTGGTCGAGATGGACGCCGACGACAAACGGCCCGTCACCACGTACTCCAAAGGCATGAAGCAGCGGGTCAAGGTGGCCCAGGCGCTGGTCAACGATCCAGCAGTGATGGTGCTGGACGAGCCCCTCACCGGGCTCGACCCACGTCAGCGCCGTCACCTGATCGAACTGTTCGCACTGTTGGGCGAACAAGGACGGTGCGTGCTGGTGTCCAGCCACGTGCTCGAAGAGGTCGAACGGTTCGGGTCACGGGTCCTCGTCATCGCCCAGGGGCGGCTGGCCGCCACCGGCGACTATCGGGCCATCCGAGACCTCATGGACGACCGCCCTCACCGGATCCGCGTCCGCACCGACAAACCCCGGGAAGTGGCGGCATCGCTACTGCTCCATGCCGGGGTCCAGGCCGCTTCGGTCATGCCAGCCCGAGCCGGGCGAGAGCCAGCCGTGCTGGTCGACACCACCGACGCACCCACCTTCCGCCGGTCGGTGGCCGCCATCGCCCACAGCCTCGATGCCCAGCTGTGGGAGGTCGCCCCGTTGGACGACGACCTCGAGAGCGTCTTCAAGTACCTGGTGCAGCCATGA
- a CDS encoding ABC transporter permease subunit: MSGPDVFDGAEARIIDRGYRRYDNDRTGVGGAIWSVMRHSIQRGLGMRRPIWAKVPPTLTAFIAYIPAVVFVGIVALVPAESITDLVLPTYGAYYGYVISAIVLFVAFAAPEMLCTDRRSGMLGIYLASPLNRDTYLVAKALAVAATLSLVCIGPPLLMLVANVLQNQGPTGLGDILTTLLRVLVAGLMITLLFTGVTMGVASLTDRKSIATAGIILLLLVSVMIAGIFSEASNSDLPLIGSVLTLSLDIGPRVHNDLVIDSLDVSDAAVYGAWLAWTVAGFAVARWRIHSLPVTR; this comes from the coding sequence ATGAGCGGGCCCGACGTGTTCGATGGTGCCGAAGCCCGAATCATCGACCGCGGCTACCGGCGCTACGACAACGATCGCACCGGAGTCGGCGGTGCGATCTGGTCAGTGATGCGCCACAGCATCCAGCGAGGCCTGGGAATGCGGCGCCCCATCTGGGCCAAGGTTCCCCCCACCCTCACCGCGTTCATCGCCTACATACCGGCGGTGGTGTTCGTGGGCATCGTGGCCCTGGTGCCGGCCGAGAGCATCACCGACCTCGTGCTCCCCACCTACGGGGCGTACTACGGCTACGTGATCAGCGCCATCGTCTTGTTCGTGGCCTTCGCCGCTCCCGAGATGCTCTGCACCGACCGGCGCAGCGGCATGCTCGGCATCTACCTGGCCTCACCCCTCAACCGGGACACCTACCTGGTGGCCAAGGCTCTGGCGGTGGCGGCCACCCTGTCTCTGGTGTGCATCGGTCCACCGCTGCTGATGCTGGTGGCCAACGTCTTGCAGAACCAGGGACCGACCGGGCTCGGTGACATCCTCACCACTCTCTTGCGGGTGCTGGTGGCCGGGCTGATGATCACCCTGCTCTTCACCGGAGTCACCATGGGCGTGGCCAGCCTCACCGACCGCAAGAGCATCGCCACCGCCGGGATCATCTTGTTGTTGTTGGTGTCGGTCATGATCGCCGGGATCTTCTCCGAAGCTTCCAACAGCGACCTACCACTCATCGGTTCGGTGCTGACGCTCAGCCTCGACATCGGGCCGAGAGTCCACAACGACCTCGTCATCGACTCCCTGGACGTTTCCGATGCCGCCGTCTACGGAGCCTGGCTCGCCTGGACGGTGGCCGGCTTCGCTGTAGCCCGCTGGCGCATCCACTCCCTGCCGGTGACCCGATGA
- a CDS encoding GerMN domain-containing protein, producing the protein MSKPSASPQVVPTSGTNRVRSWRRVTVAALVLGSVTLGACGSDDGDDTATTTTVAGAASSTTGSTDTTGGSTATSEPATSQDVLVYFVRGERLAASSRSVTGEGVGAAALEAVIAGPNEVESGIGFSNAVPAGTEVLGVNIAAGVATVDLSGDFQSGGGSLSMQLRVAQVVATLTQFDTVESVTIRIDGDEVDGIGGEGVPASDLDRTDIEDQTPGILLEHPAPGATVSSPLTISGTSNTFEATYEYEVIDEAGTTVASGFDTATSGTGTRGTFETEIDLGDTTGDVTLVLFESSAKDGSRINEVEIPLTVG; encoded by the coding sequence ATGTCGAAGCCCTCCGCCTCCCCCCAAGTTGTGCCGACGTCGGGAACGAACCGTGTTCGGTCATGGCGCCGCGTCACCGTTGCCGCTCTTGTGTTGGGGTCGGTGACGCTCGGTGCCTGCGGCAGCGATGACGGTGACGACACCGCCACCACCACGACAGTGGCCGGGGCCGCTTCCTCCACCACCGGATCGACCGACACCACGGGCGGGTCCACCGCCACCTCGGAACCCGCAACCAGCCAGGACGTGCTGGTGTACTTCGTGCGAGGCGAACGCCTGGCCGCCTCGTCGCGATCGGTCACCGGCGAAGGAGTTGGGGCCGCGGCGTTGGAGGCGGTGATCGCCGGTCCCAACGAGGTCGAATCGGGTATCGGCTTCTCCAACGCCGTGCCGGCGGGCACCGAGGTGCTGGGCGTGAACATCGCCGCCGGTGTGGCCACCGTTGATCTGAGCGGCGACTTCCAGTCCGGTGGAGGCAGCCTCTCCATGCAACTCCGGGTAGCCCAGGTGGTAGCCACCCTGACCCAGTTCGACACCGTCGAGTCCGTCACCATCCGCATCGACGGCGACGAGGTCGACGGCATCGGCGGCGAGGGGGTGCCGGCCAGCGACCTCGACCGCACCGACATCGAAGACCAGACCCCGGGCATCCTGCTCGAACACCCCGCTCCCGGCGCCACGGTCTCCTCGCCGCTGACGATCTCGGGGACGTCCAACACCTTCGAAGCCACCTACGAGTACGAGGTGATCGACGAGGCGGGCACCACCGTCGCATCCGGCTTCGACACCGCCACCTCGGGCACCGGTACACGCGGCACCTTCGAGACCGAGATCGACCTCGGTGACACCACCGGCGACGTGACCCTCGTATTGTTCGAGTCCAGCGCCAAGGACGGCAGCCGCATCAACGAGGTCGAGATTCCGCTCACGGTCGGCTGA
- the ilvD gene encoding dihydroxy-acid dehydratase — MPELRSRTSTHGRNMAGARALWRATGMTDDDFGKPIVAIANSYTQFVPGHVHLKDMGDIVAEAVHSAGGVTKEFHTIAVDDGIAMGHGGMLYSLPSREVIADSVEYMVNAHCADALVCISNCDKITPGMLNAALRLNIPTVFVSGGPMEAGKAVVVNGVAHAPTDLITAIAASAAHDVTDEGLDEVERSACPTCGSCSGMFTANSMNCLTEALGLSLPGNGSTLATHAARRDLFVEAGRIVMDLARRYYENDDDSVLPRNVASVAAFENAMALDVAMGGSTNTVLHILAAAYEAGHDFGLDEIDAISRRVPCLSKVAPNSDFHMEDVHRAGGIPALLGELNRAGKLNTEVHSVHSPDLESWLDEWDVRGGKASDRAIDLFHAAPGGVRTTEAFSTTNRWKRLDTNDQVGCIRSVEHAYSADGGLIILRGNLAPDGCVIKAAGIDEELFTFRGPARVVESQEAAVDLILNEEVRPGDVIVVRYEGPSGGPGMQEMLYPTAFLKGAGLGKECALITDGRFSGGTSGLSIGHVSPEAAVGGTIGLVEEGDMISIDVHGRSILLDVPDEELADRRAKMESSEKPWQPVDRHRPVSQALRAYAALALSADRGAVRDLSRLS; from the coding sequence ATGCCCGAACTGCGGTCCCGCACGTCCACCCACGGCCGGAACATGGCCGGCGCCCGTGCCCTGTGGCGGGCCACCGGCATGACCGACGACGACTTCGGCAAGCCGATCGTGGCCATCGCCAACAGCTACACCCAGTTCGTGCCGGGCCACGTCCACCTCAAGGACATGGGCGACATCGTGGCCGAGGCTGTTCACTCCGCGGGGGGTGTTACCAAGGAGTTCCACACCATCGCCGTGGACGATGGCATCGCCATGGGTCATGGCGGGATGCTCTACAGCCTGCCCAGCCGTGAGGTGATCGCCGACTCGGTCGAGTACATGGTGAACGCTCACTGCGCCGATGCCCTGGTGTGTATCTCCAACTGCGACAAGATCACCCCGGGCATGCTCAACGCCGCCCTGCGCCTGAACATCCCCACCGTGTTCGTGTCGGGTGGGCCGATGGAGGCGGGCAAGGCCGTGGTGGTGAACGGCGTGGCCCACGCGCCCACCGACCTGATAACCGCCATCGCCGCCAGCGCCGCTCACGACGTGACCGACGAGGGCCTGGACGAGGTGGAGCGTTCGGCCTGCCCCACCTGCGGGTCTTGTTCGGGGATGTTCACCGCCAACTCCATGAACTGCCTCACCGAGGCCCTGGGCCTGTCGCTGCCGGGCAACGGGTCGACGCTGGCCACCCACGCCGCTCGTCGTGATCTGTTCGTGGAGGCCGGGCGGATCGTGATGGATCTGGCCCGTCGGTACTACGAGAACGACGACGATTCGGTGCTGCCCCGCAACGTGGCCAGCGTGGCCGCCTTCGAGAACGCCATGGCGCTAGATGTAGCCATGGGTGGTTCCACCAACACCGTGTTGCACATCTTGGCCGCCGCCTACGAGGCCGGTCACGACTTCGGCTTGGACGAGATCGATGCCATCAGCCGCCGGGTGCCGTGCCTGTCCAAGGTGGCGCCCAACTCCGATTTCCACATGGAAGACGTGCATCGCGCCGGCGGTATCCCGGCACTGTTGGGCGAGCTGAACAGGGCGGGCAAGCTCAACACCGAGGTGCACAGCGTCCACTCGCCCGACCTGGAGTCGTGGTTGGACGAGTGGGACGTGCGGGGCGGCAAGGCCAGCGACCGGGCCATCGACCTGTTCCATGCCGCCCCCGGCGGGGTGCGCACCACCGAGGCGTTCAGCACCACCAACCGGTGGAAGCGCCTGGACACCAACGACCAGGTCGGGTGCATCCGTAGCGTTGAGCACGCCTATTCCGCCGACGGTGGTCTGATCATCCTGCGGGGCAACCTGGCCCCCGACGGTTGTGTGATCAAGGCGGCGGGCATCGACGAGGAGCTGTTCACGTTCCGGGGCCCGGCCCGGGTGGTGGAGAGCCAGGAGGCTGCCGTGGACCTGATCCTCAACGAGGAGGTGCGGCCCGGCGATGTCATCGTGGTCCGCTACGAGGGGCCTTCGGGCGGTCCCGGCATGCAGGAGATGCTTTATCCCACCGCCTTCCTCAAGGGCGCCGGTCTGGGCAAGGAGTGCGCCCTGATCACCGACGGTCGCTTCTCGGGCGGTACGTCGGGGTTGTCGATCGGACACGTCTCACCGGAGGCAGCGGTGGGGGGCACCATCGGCCTGGTCGAGGAGGGAGACATGATCTCCATCGACGTCCACGGCCGGTCGATCCTCCTCGATGTGCCCGACGAGGAGTTGGCCGACCGTCGAGCCAAGATGGAATCCAGCGAGAAGCCCTGGCAACCTGTGGACCGCCATCGTCCGGTCAGCCAGGCGCTACGGGCCTACGCCGCCCTAGCCCTCAGCGCCGACCGAGGCGCAGTTAGAGACCTCAGCCGTCTGAGCTGA